The following proteins are co-located in the Fimbriiglobus ruber genome:
- a CDS encoding type II toxin-antitoxin system VapC family toxin, translating to MTVLLDTHTLLWWLDNPEILSPDARAAMTDPTRSVYVSSISIVEIAIKQSLGKLHVGKPLAPAIAASHFSMLSLTYDHALAVQELPAIHKDPFDRMLVAQAKAEELTLVTADKMLVKYGIPILKA from the coding sequence GTGACCGTCCTACTCGATACCCACACGCTTTTGTGGTGGCTCGATAATCCGGAAATTTTGAGTCCGGATGCCCGGGCCGCGATGACCGATCCGACCCGATCCGTCTATGTCTCTTCAATCTCAATCGTCGAAATTGCCATCAAACAATCTTTGGGGAAACTTCACGTCGGAAAACCTCTGGCACCCGCTATCGCGGCGTCGCATTTCTCGATGCTCTCCTTGACCTACGACCACGCCCTCGCCGTCCAAGAACTTCCTGCCATCCACAAAGACCCATTCGACCGCATGTTGGTCGCTCAAGCGAAGGCCGAGGAACTCACACTCGTAACCGCTGACAAAATGCTCGTCAAATACGGCATTCCGATTCTGAAAGCCTGA